CGGATATGGAATGTCGCGACGGCACGTGGGCCTATTACGACACCGACCCGGCGCCCGACGGCCGCAACTACTCGATCCGCTCGGTCGACCACTCCGCCGGCACCATGGTCGTCGACTTCGTCATCCATGCCGCCGGCCCTGCAACGCTGTGGGCCCAGCGCGCCGAAGCGGGGCACGACGTGGTGATGACGCACGCGCGGTGCTGGTACGCACCACCCGCCGGCGTCGAACGCCTGATCCTCGCCGCCGATCTGGCCGGACTCCCCGCCCTGGCCCGAATCCTCGACGAACTGCCGTCGACCGACGGTGTCACCGCCGTGGTCGAGGTGCCCGCCCCGACCGAACTGGCCTATCTGCCCGAGCGCGACGTCGAGCTGATCACGCTGGTCGGCGGCAACTCCCGCACGCCGAGCCGTCTCGCGGACACGGTCTGCGGACTCACCCTGCCGACCTCGGGCGCATACTGTTGGTTCGCCGGCGAGGCGGCGGAGTCGCGTGCGATCCGCAAGCACCTGCGCGGCAATCTTCGCTGGGACCGCCGGTCGTACGACGTCATCGGCTACTGGCGTGTCGACGCCGAGCGATGGACGCAGGCCTATGTGGAGCGGGGCGCGGAACTGTTCGCCGTCTATCGCCAGGCGCTCGACGACGGCAAGAGCGAGAAGCAGGCGTCGGAAGAGTTCGACGAGGCGCTCGAGCGGGCCGGCCTCTAGTACTCGGCGACCATGCCCTTGTCGGGGGCACGATACATCGTCCATAGGAACCGGGGTATCGCCCGCGGGGGCAGCGGCGACGGCCAGTCCCGTGCGCGCATCAAGGCTTCGGTGCCGCCGTCGACGGTGACGACCGCGCCGGCCATGAAGTCCGCCGCCGGTGACAGCATCAGCATGACCCAGGCGGCGAGCTGGTCAGGAGTTCCGTACTCGCGCACCGGAACCGGAAACGACTTCACGTGCCCGGCCTGCGGACCGTCGAGTTGCGACTGCAACAGCGGCGTCATGACCGGCCCGGGAGCGAGGACGTTGACCCGGATGCCCTCACCGGCCCATTCGGTCGCCGTCCCGTGCAGGCGGCACCACTGCGTGACCGCGATCTTCGACGACGCGTACGCCACCGGGCCCGTGACGCCGCGCCGGCGTCGGATCACCTGGACGGCCCCCTCGGGGTCGCCATCCAGCAGGCGTCGGATGGCGGATTTGGGGACCAGCGGCGTGACCGTCGTCGAATTCGAACCGAAGACAACCACTTTCGCCTTCGCCCCAGCGGCCAGCGCCGGACGCCAGGCGGTCAGCAGTTCGGTCACCCCGAACACGTTGACCTCGACGATCATCCGCTCCCGTCCCGGCCGCGGGGCCCATGCCCGCGGCCAGCACGGCCCCGTCGAGTTGCCCGCCGGATCGGGCGAGGACCTCGTCGGCCGCGCGGCGTCGGCCCTCGGGTGTCGACAGATCGGCGACGACGTCGGCATCGCGCTGATCGACCCCGATCACGGTGTGACCGTCCGCGCGCAAGGCGGCGGCCACCGACGCACCCATCCCCGACGCCGAGCCCGTCACCACGTATGTGCCGGCCGAGGTCACGCCAATCCCCTTTTCCCGCGGTCGGATTCATCGGCCGCACCGTGCCGGTGCTGGGTCCGCTCGTAGGCGTCGTTGAAGGCACGCAGCTCGTGGAGCAGGGCCTGCGGCGAGCCCGGGGCCAGATCGGCGAAGACCTGCTCGAGCCGTTCGGCACGCAGCAGGCCGTCGCGCCGGAACGCCTCTCGCCCGGCCTCGGTCGGGCGGATCATCTTCGACAGCGAGTCCTCGACCTCGAACCGCTCGACGTAGCCGTGTTTGATGGCTGCGTTGACCTGCCGGTTGACCGTCGACTGCTCGAGCTGGAGGTCGGCGGTCAGCTCCCGCAACGTCCGCGGCCGACCGTCGGAGAGAATCCAGAGGATCGCGAAGGCCGAGCGTTCCAGGCCGACGGCGGGATGCACCAGGCTGCGACGTCGCGACATCCGCAGCAACTCCTGCGCCAGGTCACGATGCACCGGCGACTGCCAGGGCGCATGGTCCTCCGACATCTCTCCTCCATCTGTCGACATGGACAACCTACTGTCCGATTTGCTTGTGTACATTACATATGTATGCTGCATACCTCGAAGGAGGTCTCCCCCATGAGCCAAGTACGAGGTTCCGCGCCCGAGCTGACCGACGACGCGTCCGACGCGGTCGAGAAGGC
The genomic region above belongs to Gordonia hongkongensis and contains:
- a CDS encoding siderophore-interacting protein, yielding MGYSRARVADVADLTPNLRRIVFDVNDLPGLGLPGGADEAVGIYFPHDPERVTPDMECRDGTWAYYDTDPAPDGRNYSIRSVDHSAGTMVVDFVIHAAGPATLWAQRAEAGHDVVMTHARCWYAPPAGVERLILAADLAGLPALARILDELPSTDGVTAVVEVPAPTELAYLPERDVELITLVGGNSRTPSRLADTVCGLTLPTSGAYCWFAGEAAESRAIRKHLRGNLRWDRRSYDVIGYWRVDAERWTQAYVERGAELFAVYRQALDDGKSEKQASEEFDEALERAGL
- a CDS encoding MarR family winged helix-turn-helix transcriptional regulator, which produces MSEDHAPWQSPVHRDLAQELLRMSRRRSLVHPAVGLERSAFAILWILSDGRPRTLRELTADLQLEQSTVNRQVNAAIKHGYVERFEVEDSLSKMIRPTEAGREAFRRDGLLRAERLEQVFADLAPGSPQALLHELRAFNDAYERTQHRHGAADESDRGKRGLA